A window of the Parabacteroides merdae ATCC 43184 genome harbors these coding sequences:
- a CDS encoding beta-propeller domain-containing protein yields the protein MHKLFTYLCSALLLVTATSCEKKTEKLLLGGSGWNKIVIIDKNTKQVEWEHPLEKGWECNSAVATPDGNILFAYARGAKLIDRNHQEIWNIAAPDTCEMQTARVLPDGNYLLGWVGHPAVIMEVSPKGEILSRTEYETGIEHPHAQFRQLNKNARGNYLMPLFATSDVREISPRGEVVKITRLEGTPFTTLALANGNHWVACGDGHSLMEVNLDNGEVARRYGENDIKGARLFFVAGLLPAKDGGLYVCNWQGHDKNAVEANSPQVFEINDKGEVIWNLNDNERFGMISTISTIE from the coding sequence ATGCATAAATTATTTACTTATCTCTGTTCCGCATTGTTGCTGGTAACCGCTACATCCTGCGAGAAGAAGACAGAAAAATTGCTGTTGGGTGGTTCCGGCTGGAACAAGATCGTGATCATCGATAAGAACACCAAGCAGGTAGAGTGGGAGCATCCCCTCGAAAAAGGTTGGGAATGCAACTCCGCTGTTGCCACTCCCGACGGGAATATCCTCTTTGCCTATGCCAGAGGTGCGAAGCTGATCGACCGCAACCATCAGGAGATCTGGAATATTGCTGCTCCCGATACCTGTGAGATGCAGACCGCCCGCGTGTTGCCCGACGGTAACTATCTTTTGGGTTGGGTAGGCCATCCGGCTGTCATCATGGAGGTGAGCCCGAAGGGAGAAATCCTGTCGCGTACCGAATATGAGACAGGCATCGAACATCCGCATGCCCAGTTCCGCCAGCTGAACAAGAATGCCCGCGGTAACTACCTGATGCCCCTCTTTGCTACTTCCGACGTGCGCGAGATCTCTCCGCGAGGCGAAGTCGTGAAGATCACCCGTCTCGAAGGAACGCCTTTCACGACATTGGCATTGGCTAACGGGAACCATTGGGTTGCCTGTGGTGACGGTCACTCCCTGATGGAAGTGAACCTCGACAACGGCGAAGTAGCCCGCCGTTACGGTGAGAACGATATCAAAGGAGCCCGCCTGTTCTTCGTCGCCGGCTTGCTTCCTGCAAAGGATGGCGGCCTGTACGTCTGCAACTGGCAGGGACATGACAAGAATGCCGTAGAGGCCAACAGCCCCCAGGTATTCGAAATCAATGATAAAGGTGAAGTGATCTGGAATCTGAACGATAACGAAAGGTTCGGTATGATTTCTACGATTAGCACGATCGAATAG
- a CDS encoding dihydroxyacetone kinase subunit DhaK — MSDIKTKFINDPEQITPELLEGYVLAYPDQVKLGGENIVVRANPKSEDKVAIVTLGGSGHEPALSGFVGEGMLDCSVVGDIFAAPGAQRLFQALQLMKREAGILLVVLNHSGDVMSANMACQLAERVGIKVKQVLTHDDISAGIGADINDRRGLAGCVPLYKILGAAAEEGKTLDELVEIAERYNNNVATLAVAMRSCTHPQNGGTITDLPQGIMEIGMGQHGEGGGGQKPLVSADDTAAEMVDLLCQQLKPKAGDKMMLIINGVGATTHMELNIIFRKAYKELEARGLQVVVSRIQEILTVQEQAGFQMIMAILDEDHIDYLKNKRADAPYWTTIGK; from the coding sequence ATGTCAGACATAAAGACAAAATTTATAAATGATCCCGAACAGATAACACCCGAATTGTTGGAAGGTTATGTATTGGCATATCCGGACCAGGTCAAGTTAGGTGGTGAAAACATCGTCGTACGTGCCAATCCGAAGAGCGAAGACAAAGTGGCTATCGTGACTTTGGGCGGTTCCGGTCATGAACCCGCATTGAGCGGATTCGTAGGCGAAGGTATGCTGGACTGCTCTGTCGTGGGCGACATCTTTGCCGCTCCCGGTGCACAGCGTCTGTTCCAGGCTTTGCAGCTGATGAAGCGTGAAGCCGGTATCCTGTTGGTTGTCCTGAACCACTCCGGCGACGTGATGAGTGCGAACATGGCTTGCCAGTTGGCAGAACGTGTAGGCATCAAGGTGAAACAAGTGCTGACTCACGACGATATCAGTGCCGGTATCGGTGCCGACATCAACGACCGTCGCGGCTTGGCCGGTTGTGTGCCTTTGTATAAAATATTAGGTGCTGCAGCCGAAGAAGGCAAGACGCTTGACGAGCTGGTCGAAATCGCCGAACGCTATAACAACAACGTCGCTACTCTGGCCGTTGCCATGCGCTCTTGTACGCATCCGCAGAACGGCGGTACGATCACCGACCTGCCCCAGGGCATCATGGAGATCGGTATGGGACAGCACGGCGAAGGCGGTGGCGGACAGAAACCGCTTGTATCTGCCGACGATACGGCTGCCGAGATGGTAGACCTGCTTTGCCAGCAGCTCAAGCCGAAGGCTGGCGACAAGATGATGCTTATCATCAACGGCGTAGGAGCGACTACCCACATGGAGTTGAACATCATCTTCCGTAAGGCCTACAAGGAACTGGAAGCCCGTGGCCTTCAAGTTGTCGTAAGCCGTATTCAGGAAATCCTGACCGTACAGGAACAGGCCGGTTTCCAGATGATCATGGCTATCCTCGACGAAGATCATATCGACTATCTGAAGAACAAACGTGCTGATGCACCTTACTGGACAACAATCGGTAAATAA
- the lsrF gene encoding 3-hydroxy-5-phosphonooxypentane-2,4-dione thiolase, which translates to MADMDGFREANNFGFGQTSQFDNFHVKGASNYSWGMKDRLSRIFNPKTGRAVMLAFDHGFIMGPTSGLERIDLNIVPLVQYADCIMCTRGILQTSIPANINKPVCLRSDAGSTILTELNRNVLIDIEDAIRYNASAMAVMFSAGDGEQEAITAANLVEAVDMGNRYGIPVMGVTAVGKQMARDSRYFALASRVCAENGASIVKTYYCDGFEKVAAACPVPVVIAGGKKLPEKEALELCYNAVNDGAAGVDMGRNVFQSENPAAMIQAVHAVVHEGLTPEQGFEMFKDLQ; encoded by the coding sequence ATGGCAGATATGGATGGGTTCAGAGAAGCGAATAATTTCGGCTTCGGACAAACTTCCCAATTCGACAATTTTCATGTAAAAGGTGCGTCTAACTACTCTTGGGGTATGAAAGACCGCCTCTCTCGTATCTTCAACCCGAAAACAGGCCGTGCCGTTATGTTGGCATTCGACCACGGGTTTATCATGGGTCCGACTTCAGGTTTGGAACGTATCGACCTGAATATCGTTCCCCTCGTACAATATGCCGACTGTATCATGTGTACGCGCGGTATCTTGCAGACTTCCATTCCCGCCAACATCAACAAGCCCGTCTGCCTCCGTTCGGATGCCGGTTCTACGATCCTGACGGAATTGAACCGTAACGTTTTGATCGATATCGAAGATGCGATCCGTTACAATGCTTCCGCTATGGCAGTCATGTTCTCTGCCGGCGACGGCGAACAGGAAGCCATCACGGCAGCCAACCTGGTGGAAGCTGTCGATATGGGGAACCGCTATGGCATCCCCGTCATGGGTGTGACGGCTGTCGGCAAACAGATGGCACGCGACTCCCGTTACTTCGCACTCGCATCGCGCGTATGCGCCGAGAACGGTGCTTCTATCGTGAAGACTTACTACTGCGACGGTTTCGAAAAGGTAGCTGCCGCCTGTCCGGTTCCCGTTGTGATCGCCGGAGGTAAGAAACTGCCTGAAAAGGAAGCACTCGAACTCTGCTACAACGCCGTTAACGACGGTGCTGCCGGTGTCGATATGGGACGTAACGTCTTCCAGAGCGAAAACCCTGCCGCCATGATTCAGGCCGTACACGCTGTCGTACACGAAGGCTTGACACCGGAACAAGGTTTCGAAATGTTCAAGGATTTACAATAA
- a CDS encoding DAK2 domain-containing protein, protein MKQLTIENFKAMLDNALKNIKEREDEFSKLDAVIGDGDHGQAIVTAMSAIVATAQKGTEFKTMLNDMGFDVMLQVSGSTSTLLGAFFLGMSDHASGTELDAAGVKAMFAGGLANVQKQTKAQKGDKTMMDALIPAVEAIQACSSDDIKEILEAGAKAALAGAASTVEMKANFGRARNYGERSVGYADSGATSWSCMFESFAQAL, encoded by the coding sequence ATGAAACAACTGACTATCGAAAACTTCAAGGCGATGCTCGACAACGCCTTGAAGAACATCAAAGAACGCGAAGACGAATTTTCTAAACTGGACGCTGTTATCGGTGACGGCGACCACGGCCAGGCAATCGTGACAGCCATGTCCGCTATCGTGGCTACGGCCCAGAAAGGAACGGAGTTCAAAACCATGCTGAACGATATGGGTTTTGACGTCATGTTGCAGGTAAGCGGTTCCACCAGTACGCTGTTGGGGGCTTTCTTCTTAGGTATGAGCGACCATGCTTCCGGTACGGAACTGGATGCAGCTGGAGTGAAAGCTATGTTTGCCGGCGGTCTTGCCAACGTGCAGAAACAGACGAAAGCCCAGAAAGGCGACAAGACCATGATGGACGCCCTGATCCCGGCTGTGGAAGCGATCCAGGCATGTTCTTCGGACGATATCAAGGAAATCCTCGAAGCCGGAGCGAAAGCTGCCCTTGCCGGTGCTGCTTCGACCGTAGAAATGAAAGCCAACTTCGGCCGTGCCCGTAACTACGGCGAACGCTCCGTCGGTTATGCCGACAGCGGTGCTACCTCTTGGAGTTGCATGTTTGAATCGTTCGCGCAAGCGCTTTGA
- the ccsA gene encoding cytochrome c biogenesis protein CcsA — MKTNLERFFSSFVTTIVLLLIYAFGLAVATFIEKYHGTATAKAMVYYSPLFFLLQFLLVVNFIAATIKHQYLKRGKWGLMLTHFAFIIILLGALTSFLFGEEGILHLREGETSNQIAVRTSDNTTFHTLPFSVELKKFTLTRYPGSASPSSYESEVIVHVDGEDREERIFMNNVLDVKGYRFFQASYDQDEHGTILSVNRDVAGRNITYTGYLLLVIGLILCLVGKDSRFMRQSRRLKELRKATNVTVLLLALLAVPLSVNAGGKASPMLDAVQKYAVSPEHAALFGALPIQSGSGRMMPVNTFSSEILRKLHKSDKIGQLNSDQFLLSLLAMPDMWMRVPFIALSNPELAAYYDLTDGECAYIQAFDSNGSYKLQEKLEEAYNKMPAQRTRFDKDLMKLDEQLNIFHQLINHQMLNLFPKEDDPNHKWYAPGDDLSAFTGKDSMFVSRIFDWYLGEVQEGLKSGDWAKADEVVGMIDTYQQAKNKTLDISPKRMQAELKYNKMDVFRYCKIGYLVLGGLLLVLSFAMLFRRTRWMKVAVWLLGAGVLVVFHYHMFGMGMRWYIGGYAPWSNSYETMVYVGWATVFAGLLFVRRSTITFALATLFGGIILFVSGLNWMDPEINPLVPVLKSPWLMFHVAVIVAAYGFFGISCLIGLTNMVMMSVAGKKNKEILKARITELSIVGEMALWVGLALMTVGTFLGAVWANESWGRYWGWDPKETWALITMVVYAVVTHLHLVKRWNSLWLFNLASVIAFASVLMTFFGVNYFLSGMHSYGQNDNVHGIFTYLYIALGVVVVLAVLSYRRWKTKV, encoded by the coding sequence ATGAAAACAAATCTCGAAAGATTTTTCTCCTCCTTTGTAACGACGATCGTCCTGTTACTGATTTATGCCTTTGGCCTGGCCGTTGCCACTTTCATCGAAAAGTATCACGGTACAGCGACAGCCAAAGCAATGGTTTATTATTCCCCCCTGTTTTTTCTGCTCCAATTCCTTTTAGTTGTTAATTTTATTGCGGCTACGATCAAACACCAATACCTGAAACGCGGCAAATGGGGACTGATGCTGACTCATTTCGCCTTTATCATCATCCTTCTCGGCGCCTTGACCTCTTTCCTTTTCGGCGAAGAAGGAATTTTGCATCTGCGTGAAGGGGAGACAAGCAACCAGATTGCTGTCCGCACTTCCGATAACACGACCTTTCATACCCTGCCTTTTTCCGTTGAACTGAAGAAATTCACCTTAACCCGCTATCCCGGTTCCGCCAGTCCCTCTTCCTACGAGAGTGAAGTGATCGTCCATGTGGATGGGGAAGACCGCGAAGAGCGGATCTTTATGAATAACGTATTGGATGTAAAAGGCTACCGTTTCTTCCAGGCCTCCTATGACCAGGACGAACACGGGACCATCCTTTCCGTCAACCGCGACGTGGCGGGGCGGAACATCACCTACACCGGATATCTGTTGCTGGTCATCGGCCTGATCCTTTGCCTGGTCGGTAAGGATTCCCGCTTCATGCGTCAGAGCCGCCGCCTGAAAGAATTGCGCAAGGCGACCAACGTAACGGTCCTGTTGCTTGCGCTCCTTGCCGTTCCCCTGTCCGTAAATGCCGGCGGGAAGGCTTCCCCGATGCTCGATGCCGTGCAGAAATATGCGGTGAGCCCGGAACATGCTGCCCTCTTCGGAGCCCTTCCGATCCAGTCGGGTAGCGGCCGTATGATGCCGGTCAATACCTTCTCTTCGGAGATTCTACGTAAGCTCCATAAGTCGGATAAGATCGGTCAGTTGAACTCTGACCAGTTCCTTTTGAGCCTTTTAGCCATGCCCGATATGTGGATGCGCGTTCCCTTTATCGCTCTGTCCAATCCGGAGTTGGCCGCCTATTATGACCTGACGGACGGCGAGTGTGCCTATATCCAGGCCTTCGACAGTAACGGCAGCTACAAGTTGCAAGAGAAGTTGGAAGAAGCCTATAACAAGATGCCTGCCCAGCGTACGCGTTTCGACAAGGACCTGATGAAACTGGACGAGCAGTTGAACATCTTCCATCAGCTGATCAATCACCAGATGCTGAACCTTTTTCCGAAAGAAGACGATCCGAATCATAAATGGTATGCACCCGGCGACGACCTCTCTGCCTTTACTGGCAAAGACTCCATGTTCGTCTCCCGTATTTTCGACTGGTATTTAGGCGAAGTGCAGGAGGGCTTGAAGAGTGGCGATTGGGCGAAAGCCGATGAAGTGGTCGGCATGATCGACACCTATCAGCAAGCCAAGAACAAGACACTCGATATCAGTCCGAAGCGCATGCAGGCCGAATTGAAATATAACAAGATGGATGTCTTCCGCTATTGCAAGATCGGCTATCTGGTCTTGGGCGGACTGTTGTTGGTCCTTTCTTTCGCGATGCTGTTCCGCCGGACCCGCTGGATGAAGGTCGCCGTATGGCTGTTAGGAGCCGGCGTACTGGTCGTCTTTCATTATCATATGTTCGGAATGGGGATGCGCTGGTATATCGGTGGCTATGCTCCTTGGAGCAATTCCTACGAGACGATGGTCTATGTGGGATGGGCGACTGTCTTTGCCGGACTGTTGTTCGTGCGCCGTAGTACGATCACCTTCGCGCTGGCCACCCTGTTCGGCGGTATCATCCTCTTCGTTTCCGGTCTGAACTGGATGGACCCTGAGATCAATCCGCTCGTACCGGTCCTGAAATCGCCGTGGCTGATGTTCCATGTGGCGGTCATTGTTGCCGCTTACGGCTTTTTCGGTATCAGTTGCCTGATCGGGCTGACCAATATGGTGATGATGTCCGTCGCCGGAAAGAAGAACAAAGAGATATTGAAAGCCCGTATCACCGAACTGAGTATTGTGGGTGAGATGGCGTTGTGGGTAGGGCTTGCCCTGATGACTGTCGGCACTTTCCTCGGTGCTGTCTGGGCGAATGAGTCCTGGGGTCGTTATTGGGGGTGGGACCCGAAGGAGACCTGGGCGCTGATCACGATGGTCGTCTATGCCGTAGTGACTCATCTCCACTTGGTGAAACGCTGGAATAGTCTTTGGTTGTTCAATCTGGCATCCGTGATCGCGTTCGCTTCCGTGCTGATGACTTTCTTCGGTGTCAATTATTTCCTGAGCGGAATGCATTCATACGGTCAAAATGATAATGTGCATGGAATATTCACCTATCTTTATATCGCCTTGGGGGTAGTCGTTGTCCTGGCTGTCCTTTCGTACAGGAGATGGAAGACGAAGGTGTGA
- a CDS encoding polysaccharide biosynthesis protein produces the protein MKINDLLLRLTKEKYLNRWIIFLIDLFLSVFSTVTSLALVSYILDWNYTDQIILTVFLASLFCSPASFLVCQTYKGIIRHSAFTETGRIAMSSSLKVATILPVLLFTTGLLSFRGFLLGSVVDFFLTFFILTIFRAFLITLYTFMVSSIASNRKDKLFIFGHEDSSPALLNDSFLRENSSYQVEGFLRFGQRVSMRIGLYKVYFITDQEEFSRLVNRYNIKAILFTDYKAVKEESERLVRFCEKEKVRMLLLPSLDELKGGKLKMRALPEVRIEDLLGREEIRINMEEIAGSLKGKVVLVTGAAGSIGSELCRQLCHFGLKQLVLFDSAETPMHNIRLELEEKFPDVEFTPVMGDIRMIHRVESIYQRFHPQLVFHAAAYKHVPLMEENPCEAVHTNVYGTRNVADMAVKYDVDKFIMVSTDKAVNPTNVMGASKRLAEMYVQSLSIAISKGRHSGKTRFITTRFGNVLGSNGSVIPRFREQLAKGGPLTVTHPDIIRYFMTIPEACRLVLEAAFMGKGNEIFVFDMGTPVKIANLARRMIELAGLIPGEDIEIKYTGLRPGEKLYEELLATKENTLPTENEKIYRAQVREYDYEDICTVMSPLIDLAIKVDKMGTVRMMKGIVPEFKSKNSVYEALDKAE, from the coding sequence ATGAAAATCAATGATTTACTATTAAGATTAACGAAAGAGAAATACCTCAATCGCTGGATAATTTTTTTGATTGACCTGTTCCTTTCCGTCTTTTCGACCGTTACTTCTTTAGCTTTGGTCAGTTATATTCTGGATTGGAACTATACCGACCAGATCATTCTGACGGTTTTTCTGGCGTCGTTGTTCTGTAGCCCTGCCAGCTTTCTTGTTTGCCAGACCTATAAAGGCATTATTCGCCATTCCGCCTTTACTGAAACCGGACGCATCGCCATGTCCTCTTCACTGAAAGTGGCGACCATCCTGCCGGTTCTTTTGTTTACGACCGGCCTTCTTTCCTTTCGCGGTTTCCTGCTGGGAAGTGTGGTGGATTTCTTCCTCACTTTTTTTATCCTGACGATATTCCGTGCTTTCCTGATCACGCTCTATACCTTTATGGTGAGCAGCATTGCATCCAACCGGAAAGACAAGCTTTTCATATTCGGGCATGAAGATTCTTCTCCCGCCCTATTGAACGATTCCTTTCTGCGTGAAAACTCATCCTATCAGGTGGAAGGCTTCCTCCGTTTCGGCCAGCGTGTTTCCATGCGCATCGGTTTGTATAAGGTCTATTTCATTACCGACCAAGAGGAATTCAGCCGTTTGGTGAACCGCTACAATATCAAGGCGATCCTCTTTACGGACTATAAGGCGGTGAAGGAAGAAAGCGAACGTCTGGTTCGTTTCTGCGAAAAAGAGAAAGTCCGTATGTTGCTCCTTCCTTCTTTGGACGAACTGAAAGGAGGCAAACTGAAGATGCGCGCCCTTCCCGAAGTCCGCATCGAAGACCTGTTAGGACGCGAAGAGATCCGTATCAACATGGAGGAGATCGCAGGTTCCCTGAAAGGCAAAGTCGTTTTGGTCACCGGAGCCGCCGGTTCCATCGGTAGCGAACTCTGTCGCCAACTCTGCCATTTCGGGCTGAAGCAATTGGTTTTGTTCGACAGTGCCGAAACCCCGATGCATAACATCCGGCTGGAGCTGGAAGAAAAATTCCCCGATGTCGAGTTTACCCCGGTCATGGGAGACATTCGCATGATCCATCGTGTCGAAAGCATCTATCAGCGTTTCCATCCCCAGTTGGTCTTCCATGCCGCCGCCTACAAGCATGTGCCCCTGATGGAAGAGAACCCCTGCGAAGCCGTCCATACGAATGTCTACGGTACGCGTAACGTAGCCGATATGGCAGTCAAGTACGACGTAGACAAGTTCATCATGGTCTCGACCGATAAAGCCGTCAACCCGACCAATGTCATGGGAGCGTCCAAACGTTTGGCGGAGATGTATGTGCAAAGCTTGAGCATCGCTATCAGCAAAGGCCGGCATTCCGGTAAAACCCGTTTTATCACCACCCGTTTCGGCAACGTGTTAGGCAGCAACGGTTCCGTCATTCCTCGTTTCCGCGAACAGTTGGCAAAAGGCGGTCCTCTGACCGTCACCCATCCCGACATCATCCGCTATTTCATGACGATCCCCGAAGCCTGCCGCTTGGTTTTGGAAGCCGCCTTTATGGGCAAAGGAAACGAAATCTTCGTCTTCGATATGGGAACCCCTGTGAAGATCGCCAATCTGGCACGCCGCATGATCGAACTGGCAGGCCTTATCCCTGGCGAGGATATCGAGATCAAATATACCGGTCTCCGTCCGGGCGAAAAGCTCTATGAAGAACTGTTGGCAACGAAAGAAAATACATTGCCAACGGAAAACGAAAAGATCTACCGTGCCCAAGTCCGGGAATACGATTACGAAGACATCTGTACGGTCATGTCTCCCTTGATCGACCTCGCGATCAAAGTAGACAAAATGGGAACCGTCCGAATGATGAAAGGAATCGTGCCTGAGTTCAAGAGCAAGAATTCGGTATATGAGGCGCTGGACAAGGCTGAATAA